The following coding sequences lie in one Saccharomyces mikatae IFO 1815 strain IFO1815 genome assembly, chromosome: 10 genomic window:
- the SMKI10G3110 gene encoding uncharacterized protein (similar to Saccharomyces cerevisiae YJR120W), translated as MQPGAQVPFIHPVFRDILRPINGDLQARAGWAPRRPSSARIFSSSSSKIQRL; from the coding sequence ATGCAACCCGGAGCACAGGTTCCCTTCATACACCCCGTGTTTCGCGACATATTGCGGCCAATCAATGGCGACCTCCAGGCGCGTGCCGGGTGGGCCCCTCGTCGGCCAAGCAGCGCAAGGATATTCTCATCTTCGAGCTCTAAGATACAACGCTTATAA
- the ATP2 gene encoding F1F0 ATP synthase subunit beta (similar to Saccharomyces cerevisiae ATP2 (YJR121W); ancestral locus Anc_7.507): protein MVLPRLYTATSRAAFKAAKQSAPLLSTSWKRCMASAAQSTPITGKVTAVIGAIVDVHFEQSELPAILNALEIKTPQGKLVLEVAQHLGENTVRTIAMDGTEGLVRGEQVLDTGGPISVPVGRETLGRIINVIGEPIDERGPIKSKLRKPIHADPPSFAEQSTSAEILETGIKVVDLLAPYARGGKIGLFGGAGVGKTVFIQELINNIAKAHGGFSVFTGVGERTREGNDLYREMKETGVINLEGESKVALVFGQMNEPPGARARVALTGLTIAEYFRDEEGQDVLLFIDNIFRFTQAGSEVSALLGRIPSAVGYQPTLATDMGLLQERITTTKKGSVTSVQAVYVPADDLTDPAPATTFAHLDATTVLSRGISELGIYPAVDPLDSKSRLLDAAVVGQEHYDVASKVQETLQTYKSLQDIIAILGMDELSEQDKLTVERARKIQRFLSQPFAVAEVFTGIPGKLVRLKDTVASFKAVLEGKYDNIPEHAFYMVGGIEDVVAKAEKLAAEAN from the coding sequence atggttTTGCCAAGACTATATACTGCTACATCCCGTGCTGCCTTTAAAGCAGCCAAACAATCTGCTCCGCTCCTATCCACTTCGTGGAAAAGATGCATGGCCTCAGCTGCCCAATCCACTCCAATTACTGGTAAAGTTACCGCTGTCATTGGTGCCATTGTCGATGTTCATTTCGAACAGTCTGAGTTGCCAGCTATTTTGAATGCTTTGGAAATCAAGACACCCCAAGGAAAATTGGTTCTGGAAGTTGCTCAGCATTTAGGTGAAAACACTGTCAGAACAATTGCCATGGACGGTACCGAAGGTCTTGTCCGTGGTGAACAAGTTCTTGACACTGGTGGCCCTATCTCTGTTCCCGTAGGGAGAGAAACATTGGGAAGAATTATCAATGTTATTGGTGAGCCTATTGACGAAAGAGGCCCAATTAAGTCTAAGTTAAGAAAGCCAATCCATGCAGACCCTCCTAGTTTCGCCGAACAATCTACTTCCGCTGAAATCTTGGAAACTGGTATCAAAGTTGTCGATTTATTAGCTCCTTACGCCAGAGGTGGTAAGATTGGTCTTTTCGGTGGTGCCGGTGTCGGTAAGACTGTGTTCATTCAAGAATTGATTAACAATATTGCCAAGGCCCATGGTggtttttctgttttcaCTGGTGTCGgtgaaagaacaagagAAGGTAATGACTTGTACCGTGAAATGAAAGAAACTGGTGTCATTAACTTAGAAGGTGAATCCAAGGTCGCCTTGGTGTTCGGTCAAATGAACGAACCTCCAGGAGCCAGAGCCAGAGTTGCCCTAACTGGTTTGACGATCGCTGAATACTTTAGAGATGAAGAAGGTCAAGATgtcttattatttattgaCAATATCTTTAGATTTACTCAAGCTGGTTCTGAAGTTTCTGCTCTTTTGGGTCGTATTCCATCTGCCGTCGGTTATCAACCAACTTTGGCCACTGATATGGGTCTTCtacaagaaagaattacCACCACAAAGAAGGGTTCCGTCACTTCTGTCCAAGCTGTCTATGTTCCAGCCGATGATTTAACAGATCCCGCTCCTGCTACTACTTTTGCCCATTTGGATGCTACTACAGTCTTGTCGAGAGGTATTTCGGAATTGGGTATTTATCCTGCAGTGGATCCATTGGATTCTAAGTCGAGATTATTGGATGCTGCTGTTGTCGGTCAAGAACATTATGATGTTGCCTCTAAGGTCCAAGAAACTTTACAGACCTATAAATCTTTACAAGATATCATTGCCATTTTGGGTATGGATGAATTGTCTGAACAGGACAAATTAACTGTTGAAAGAGCAAGAAAGATTCAAAGATTCTTATCTCAACCATTTGCTGTTGCCGAAGTCTTTACTGGTATCCCAGGTAAATTAGTCAGATTAAAGGATACCGTCGCATCATTCAAAGCAGTTTTGGAAGGTaaatatgataatataccaGAACATGCTTTCTATATGGTTGGTGGTATTGAAGATGTTGTTGCTAAAGCTGAAAAGTTAGCCGCTGAAGCTAATTAG
- the IBA57 gene encoding Iba57p (similar to Saccharomyces cerevisiae IBA57 (YJR122W); ancestral locus Anc_7.508): MFISKRYGNKRLNLTDLAPVKSSLFRFFSTESPNATKITKPDGIFSYSLLNNKRYIKIKGPDTVKFLNGLVTSKLLPHFIKKNLTTIDTKESTPGKGAIKTDSIVPVPKFDARLGNWGLYNEAGIQGPYISRFGLYSAFLNGKGKLITDTIIYPTPIALTERIADYPEYLLEFHENVVDKVLHILQTHKLASRVKFEKTDYTSMKNWAIEIQFPNLPKDIENPWFDNLLDPMTLSKTSTDAYNFAINVLDSLFHSDPRILGIYIERRIESRLRHDSTLPQAFRLVTSKQVDDVSKLFNFSSFNFPFQVNKRDPAQIRQNIFQEGLIDSTQDYKSETLLPLELNFDFLPNTISTNKGCYVGQELTARTYATGILRKRLVPVKLHNYQLLDVGPEKKYPEIHIDDMVKKDAAGRTLASNPFANKMPEGSKRKQRPAGSLIANEGQYGVALLRIEHFPAAFSSDESAGFYITTTKGSNVKVIPQKPFWFADWKQNNGHLK; encoded by the coding sequence ATGTTCATCAGCAAAAGATACGGAAATAAACGCCTCAACCTCACGGACCTGGCCCCTGTcaaatcatcattatttcgATTCTTTTCAACTGAGTCACCAAATGCAACTAAAATTACGAAACCAGATGGCATATTCAGTTATTCTCTGTTGAACAATAAAAGATATATCAAGATAAAAGGGCCCGACACAGTGAAATTCTTGAATGGATTAGTTACCTCAAAACTATTACCACActtcatcaagaaaaaccTAACCACTATAGATACTAAAGAAAGCACTCCCGGAAAAGGGGCAATAAAAACTGACTCAATTGTTCCTGTGCCCAAATTCGATGCACGATTGGGGAATTGGGGACTATATAATGAAGCGGGTATTCAAGGACCTTATATCTCAAGATTTGGTTTGTACTCTGCATTTTTAAACGGTAAGGGAAAATTAATAACAGATACAATTATTTACCCTACACCTATAGCATTAACTGAACGAATTGCAGACTATCCTGAATATTTACTAGAATTTCATGAAAATGTAGTAGATAAGGTTCTGCATATTCTGCAAACACACAAGTTGGCAAGTAGAGTTAAATTTGAGAAAACAGATTATACCTCGATGAAAAACTGGGCCATTGAAATTCAATTTCCAAATTTGCCCAAAGATATAGAAAATCCGTGGTTTGATAATCTGTTAGACCCTATGACTTTGTCAAAAACTTCCACAGATGCTTATAACTTTGCTATCAATGTTTTAGATTCTTTGTTTCACTCAGATCCTAGAATCTTAGGTATTTACATAGAAAGAAGGATCGAGTCAAGATTAAGACATGACTCTACCCTCCCACAAGCCTTTAGGCTTGTCACTTCGAAGCAAGTGGACGATGTTTCGAAGTTATTCAACTTCAGCTCTTTCAACTTCCCTTTCCAAGTAAACAAAAGGGACCCCGCTCAAATAAgacaaaatatttttcaagaaggTCTTATAGATAGTACTCAGGATTATAAATCGGAGACTTTATTACCTTTGGAACTAAACTTCGATTTTCTACCAAACACTATAAGCACAAATAAAGGTTGTTATGTGGGACAAGAACTAACGGCCAGGACGTATGCCACTGGTATTCTGCGGAAACGTTTGGTGCCGGTTAAGCTCCATAATTATCAACTTTTGGATGTAGGcccagaaaaaaaatacccaGAAATTCATATCGATGATATGGTAAAAAAGGATGCTGCAGGACGGACGTTAGCGTCTAATCCATTCGCGAATAAAATGCCTGAAGGTTCTAAAAGGAAACAAAGGCCTGCAGGTTCACTGATTGCTAATGAAGGACAGTATGGTGTAGCTCTACTTAGAATTGAGCATTTCCCCGCAGCCTTCTCATCCGATGAGTCTGCTGGATTTTACATTACGACAACGAAGGGAAGTAATGTTAAAGTTATACCTCAAAAACCATTCTGGTTTGCAGATTGGAAACAAAACAATGGTCATCTTAAATAG
- the RPS5 gene encoding 40S ribosomal protein uS7 (similar to Saccharomyces cerevisiae RPS5 (YJR123W); ancestral locus Anc_7.509): protein MSDTEAPVEVQEDFEVVEEFTPVVLATPIPEEVQQAQTEIKLFNKWSFEEVEVKDASLVDYVQVRQPIFVAHTAGRYANKRFRKAQCPIIERLTNSLMMNGRNNGKKLKAVRIIKHTLDIINVLTDQNPIQVVVDAITNTGPREDTTRVGGGGAARRQAVDVSPLRRVNQAIALLTIGAREAAFRNIKTIAETLAEELINAAKGSSTSYAIKKKDELERVAKSNR, encoded by the coding sequence ATGTCTGACACCGAAGCTCCAGTTGAAGTTCAAGAAGATTTCGAAGttgttgaagaattcaCCCCAGTCGTCTTGGCTACTCCAATTCCAGAAGAAGTCCAACAAGCTCAAACCGAGATTAAGTTGTTCAACAAATGgtcttttgaagaagttgaagtTAAGGATGCTTCTTTGGTTGACTACGTTCAAGTTAGACAACCAATCTTTGTTGCTCACACCGCTGGTCGTTACGCCAACAAGAGATTCAGAAAGGCACAATGTCCAATCATCGAAAGATTGACTAACTCCTTGATGATGAACGGTAGAAACAACGGTAAGAAATTAAAGGCTGTTAGAATCATCAAGCACACTTTGGACATCATCAATGTCTTGACTGACCAAAACCCAATCCaagttgttgttgatgCTATTACCAACACCGGTCCAAGAGAAGACACTACCAGAGTCGGTGGTGGTGGTGCTGCCAGACGTCAAGCCGTTGATGTCTCTCCATTGAGAAGAGTTAACCAAGCTATCGCTTTGTTGACCATTGGTGCCAGAGAAGCCGCTTTCAGAAACATCAAGACCATTGCCGAAACTTTGGCCGAAGAATTGATCAATGCTGCTAAGGGTTCTTCTACTTCTTACGCtatcaagaagaaggaTGAATTGGAACGTGTTGCCAAGTCTAACCGTTAA
- the SMKI10G3150 gene encoding uncharacterized protein (similar to Saccharomyces cerevisiae YJR124C; ancestral locus Anc_7.511): protein MALEIFVKFKCASRDIKLLWASVFLRLLSYGLTNQVLTLFLSAINMTEDKIGLFMSLTLAGDVICSYILTWYADSWGRRRVLVYGCAMMLLSGLVFSFSENFTLLLIFAIFGVISPSSDEVGPFKSIEEAMIAHLSPHNARPEIYAIHALVGTVGSALGAIVCGIFVDLLKRTGVAATDLQCYKLVFLLYAFFAFCKMVIMLLLSDATELDGHYEHTYHNNQESPEPLDVSDETAPLMRQATHPEERSNKLSKETISVLMKLLVIFMVDSLGSGFMTSGWMVYYYSKQFLMGSLALGALFFVTQLVMASSTIPSSVIARCFGPVRATLLVQIPSGVFSILIPMAKNHLFLSILFLNLHFATTAMDVTPRQILLTNIIKPRDLTKVMGVVNIGKTFARCIGPIFTGILANNNYLWLCYIISGSLVITADFILACMFLGFDAKIKKQMNRP from the coding sequence ATGGCACTAGAGatttttgttaaatttAAATGTGCAAGCAGAGACATTAAGTTATTATGGGCATCTGTATTTTTAAGACTTTTGTCTTATGGTTTGACGAATCAAGTTTTaactctttttttgagtGCCATCAACATGACAGAGGATAAAATTGGGCTATTCATGTCATTAACATTGGCAGGAGACGTGATTTGCTCTTATATTCTTACTTGGTATGCGGATTCTTGGGGTCGAAGAAGAGTTCTAGTATACGGTTGTGCAATGATGTTACTAAGTGGGTTAGTTTTCAGTTTTAGTGAAAATTTCACTCTCTTGCTAATATTTGCTATCTTTGGTGTTATATCACCTTCAAGTGATGAAGTCGGGCCTTTTAAATCCATAGAAGAGGCCATGATTGCTCACTTAAGTCCGCATAATGCAAGGCCAGAAATATATGCTATTCATGCATTAGTTGGAACTGTTGGAAGTGCACTAGGGGCAATTGTTTGCGGCATATTTGTGGATCTCTTGAAAAGAACCGGTGTAGCTGCTACTGATTTACAATGTTATAAATTAGTTTTTCTATTGTACGctttttttgccttttgcAAGATGGTCATCATGCTCTTATTATCAGATGCGACTGAATTGGATGGACACTATGAGCACACTTATCACAATAATCAAGAATCGCCAGAACCATTGGATGTCAGTGATGAAACAGCACCATTGATGAGACAAGCAACTCATCCAGAGGAAAGATCCAATAAACTCTCCAAAGAAACAATATCAGTCTTGATGAAATTACTAGTAATCTTTATGGTCGACTCTCTCGGATCAGGATTTATGACAAGTGGATGGATGGTTTACTACTACAGCAAGCAGTTTTTAATGGGGTCGCTGGCATTGGGtgcattattttttgtcaCCCAATTGGTCATGGCATCTTCCACTATTCCATCATCTGTTATTGCTAGATGTTTTGGCCCGGTAAGAGCCACCTTGCTCGTCCAAATTCCATCAGGAGTGTTCTCTATTCTCATCCCTATGGCCAAAAATCACTTGTTCTTGTCCATActgtttttgaatctaCATTTTGCAACAACTGCTATGGATGTAACACCAAGGCAAATCCTATTGACAAACATTATCAAGCCGAGAGATCTAACCAAAGTTATGGGGGTGGTCAACATTGGGAAAACCTTTGCACGTTGTATTGGTCCAATATTCACAGGTATACTTGCCAACAATAACTACTTATGGCTATGTTATATCATCAGCGGATCATTGGTGATAACAGCAGATTTCATATTAGCGTGTATGTTTTTAGGATTCGATGCtaaaatcaaaaagcaAATGAACCGCCCTTAA
- the ENT3 gene encoding Ent3p (similar to Saccharomyces cerevisiae ENT3 (YJR125C); ancestral locus Anc_4.346) — MSLEDKLTNMSLYDAKKYFRKAQNVVFNYTEMEGKVREATNNEPWGASSTLMDQISQGTYNFREREEILSMIFRRFTEKAGSEWRQIYKALQLLDYLIKHGSERFIDDTRNSINLIRILETFHYIDSQGRDQGINVRTRVKALIDLLSDDNKIRAERKKARETAKKYKGVAGGSASADGSLNSKAGFASTKVHGISVSADFDSDNEDDEDYSSRGNGYSDNGSRATSAPQEGKQEVEDFVDFFSNGPSQPSKELIQENDKDENEEEDDEDEFSEFQSAVPVTNPANSFDLLNSNPIGTTAAAANSMLFYNSSTTSQNNITPAIAEPKKVDPFSSLFSTAKASSETPSTFNPSQTNALTSNLVSNSTIASNTDHDDDDDEFGEMHGGAVQQQENSTLNDTSSKEIDLLSF; from the coding sequence ATGAGTTTAGAGGATAAATTAACGAACATGTCATTGTACGACGCCAAGAAGTATTTCCGTAAGGCTCAAAATGTTGTATTTAATTACACTGAGATGGAGGGAAAGGTCCGTGAAGCGACCAATAACGAACCATGGGGTGCCTCGTCTACTTTAATGGACCAGATTTCTCAAGGTACGTATAATTtcagagaaagagaagaaattttgtCCATGATATTCAGAAGGTTTACCGAAAAGGCAGGTAGTGAATGGAGACAAATTTATAAGGCCTTACAATTGCTCGATTACCTTATTAAACATGGTTCAGAAAGATTTATTGACGATACAAGGAATAGTATCAATTTAATCAGAATTTTAGAGacttttcattatatcGATTCCCAGGGAAGAGATCAAGGTATCAATGTCAGAACCAGAGTTAAAGCTTTGATTGATTTATTGAGCGACGACAATAAAATACGtgctgaaagaaaaaaagcaaggGAAACAGCCAAGAAGTATAAAGGTGTTGCTGGAGGATCAGCCTCTGCTGATGGTAGCTTGAATTCCAAGGCGGGTTTCGCTTCAACGAAAGTGCACGGTATTAGCGTGAGTGCTGATTTTGATAGTGACAAtgaagacgatgaagaCTACTCCTCCAGGGGAAACGGCTATAGTGACAATGGTTCAAGAGCCACGTCAGCTCCTCAGGAAGGAAAACAGGAAGTGGAGGATTTTGTTGACTTCTTTTCTAACGGCCCTTCACAACCATCGAAAGAACTtatacaagaaaatgacaaagatgaaaatgaagaagaagacgatgaagatgaattcTCTGAATTTCAAAGTGCTGTACCTGTTACCAATCCCGCCAATTCTTTTGACTTATTAAACTCCAATCCAATCGGTActactgctgctgctgccaACTCGATGTTATTTTACAACAGCTCCACTACCAgtcaaaataatattaccCCGGCAATTGCTGAACCTAAAAAAGTAGATCCTTTTAGTTCACTGTTTTCAACTGCGAAGGCATCTTCAGAAACACCCAGTACTTTCAACCCATCTCAAACGAATGCCTTAACCTCAAATCTTGTATCTAACAGTACAATTGCATCAAATACGGACcatgatgacgatgatgacgaaTTCGGTGAAATGCATGGCGGAGCTGttcaacaacaagaaaatagtACCTTAAATGATACATCTTCTAAAGAAATCGATCTACTTTCCTTCTAA
- the VPS70 gene encoding putative zinc metalloprotease (similar to Saccharomyces cerevisiae VPS70 (YJR126C); ancestral locus Anc_4.348) produces MADPDDNEAEATGLQHYSGETTRDSNEENMNDSFTLTSRHRGRSDTISSIVSGYEIMKEHMDKEKFIYLILASLLLYVGFVSAFAPRTSLSRDFRRFHSSRLTNAEVYRIYLNSLQQENKAKEHVYRYAGCMSNGLSDSSAFKYTLNEFLDMGYKPKVEEYYPWTGELVDTDVSLLKNSEVVYRASMIEDKIKGDPASHASRRQKGFHQYSKNGDVTARYVFCNYGSLNDYKLLLKKNIDIEDKIHIVRSGKLLPGLKVKNAELYGASSVIIYKDPFDDGKVTEKNGFLPYPYGPARNPSYIERDSVNYFSDTPGDPTTPGYSSKDPDTEHMPSVGRVPRIPSVPMSAKDVQPILAKLNGRGFQIGPGSDITDFESFTGPSSSIDKIHLHNELTYKIKEISSIEVNIPGIFTEGEIIIGAHRDSLASSSAGDANSGSAILLEIARGMSKLLKHGWKPLRPIKLISWDGERSGLLGSTDYAEAHTAILRRRALVYLNLDNAVSGTNFHCKANPLLQDVIYEAAKLTEFNGHEDRSLYDHWKYTSNATISLLDGLSSYASFQYHLGVPAAHFQFNSNDTSGAIYHRNSIFDSPAWLEKFTNSDYKLHNTMAMFVGLTTLMLSENELTRFNTHNYLKKTYDWYVGWYSNLSSAFPQDYELKNLAKRVLDLLKVATWEDSVQFDQQNNLLYKECREALPVWAFYKKIKSYIKLQRSNSKSKQIDQLFITHRGLKDREWMKYSLLAPSKLQGSVGEVLPGLHEGLVDIDRNEVIQWLTILLSQFSNIRYLLQ; encoded by the coding sequence ATGGCAGATCCTGATGATAACGAGGCTGAAGCCACTGGTCTACAGCATTACAGTGGTGAAACCACTCGCGATAgtaatgaagaaaacatgAATGATTCTTTTACTTTAACATCCAGGCATAGAGGTAGGAGTGATACTATATCTAGTATTGTTAGCGGTTATGAGATAATGAAAGAGCACATGGATAAGGAAAAATTTATATACCTAATTCTAGCAAGCCTACTTTTATACGTAGGATTTGTCTCGGCGTTTGCTCCTAGGACGTCACTATCAAGAGACTTCCGGCGATTCCACTCTTCCAGGTTGACCAATGCAGAGGTTTACAGAATATACTTGAACTCGCTGCAACAGGAAAATAAAGCGAAAGAACATGTATACAGGTATGCTGGATGTATGAGTAACGGCCTGAGTGATTCATCGGCCTTTAAATACACGTTAAACGAGTTTTTGGATATGGGATATAAGCCTAAAGTCGAAGAATATTACCCCTGGACAGGCGAACTGGTAGACACTGATGTAAGTCTTTTAAAGAATAGTGAAGTGGTCTATCGAGCTAGCATGATCGAAGATAAAATTAAAGGCGATCCCGCTTCTCACGCTAGTAGGAGGCAAAAAGGTTTTCATCAATACTCTAAAAATGGGGATGTAACTGCACGTTATGTATTTTGCAATTATGGTAGCCTCAACGATTATAAgcttcttttgaagaaaaacattgatattgaagacAAAATACACATCGTACGATCGGGTAAATTATTACCTGGGTTAAAGGTCAAGAATGCGGAACTTTATGGTGCTTCCAGTGTGATTATATACAAGGATCCATTTGATGATGGTAAAgttactgaaaaaaatgggttTTTACCTTATCCCTACGGCCCAGCAAGAAACCCGAGCTATATCGAGAGAGATTCAGTTAATTACTTCAGCGATACCCCGGGAGATCCAACTACTCCAGGATATTCATCCAAGGATCCTGACACTGAGCATATGCCATCGGTAGGAAGAGTGCCGAGAATACCATCCGTGCCGATGAGTGCTAAAGATGTTCAGCCGATTTTAGCAAAACTAAACGGCAGGGGTTTCCAAATTGGACCTGGTAGCGATATAACAGATTTTGAATCATTCACGGGACCTTCAAGTTCTATCGATAAAATTCATTTACATAATGAGTTAACGtacaaaatcaaagaaataagtAGTATAGAAGTTAACATCCCTGGTATATTCACTGAGGGAGAAATTATTATCGGAGCTCACAGAGATTCATTGGCTTCAAGTAGCGCTGGTGATGCGAATAGCGGCAGTGCTATTCTCTTAGAAATTGCACGAGGTATGAGCAAATTATTAAAACATGGTTGGAAACCATTACGTCCTATTAAATTAATTAGTTGGGATGGAGAAAGATCCGGCCTTCTGGGTTCCACTGATTATGCAGAAGCTCACACTGCCATTCTTAGAAGAAGAGCCTTGGTATACCTGAATCTAGATAATGCAGTATCTGGGACAAACTTCCATTGTAAAGCCAACCCGCTTTTACAGGATGTCATATACGAGGCTGCCAAGCTTACAGAGTTTAATGGACATGAAGACCGGTCATTGTACGACCATTGGAAGTACACTTCTAATGCTACTATTTCTCTACTTGATGGGTTATCTAGTTACGCCTCATTCCAATACCATCTTGGTGTACCAGCTGctcattttcaattcaattCCAATGATACTTCAGGCGCAATCTACCATCGCAATTCCATCTTTGATAGTCCAGCTTGGCTAGAAAAGTTTACCAATTCGGACTACAAGTTGCATAATACCATGGCCATGTTTGTTGGTTTGACGACGCTGATGTTAAGTGAGAACGAGTTAACCAGATTTAACACGCATAAttacttgaagaaaacataTGACTGGTATGTCGGATGGTACTCTAATTTATCATCGGCGTTCCCACAGGACtatgaattgaaaaatttagcAAAGAGAGTTCTAGACTTATTAAAAGTTGCCACTTGGGAAGATAGCGTTCAATTTgatcaacaaaataatcTTCTCTATAAAGAATGTAGAGAAGCGTTACCAGTGTGGgctttttacaaaaaaattaagagCTATATCAAATTGCAAAGATCCAACAGTAAATCGAAGCAAATTGATCAACTATTTATTACACACAGGGGACTGAAAGACAGGGAGTGGATGAAGTATTCTCTTTTAGCACCCAGTAAACTACAGGGATCTGTAGGGGAAGTTTTGCCTGGACTTCATGAGGGATTGGTTGATATAGATAGAAATGAGGTTATTCAGTGGTTGACTATTTTGCTAAGCCAATTCAGTAACATTCGTTACTTACTTCAATAA